The nucleotide window ATTCAAATCAATGAATATAGTAGTTTGTTTACAAGGTAAATAATAAATCAGGCCGACTTCCACAACTAAGCGCATACTTCCACCGTTTTGGTCCCGCAGCTATGACATTTCTGCAGAGCGAAAGGCACTTGTGCTCATCTGGCCGCTACTTGGCAACGTCATACAGCTGAACCTtagtttaaagggatagttcaccaaaGTAAAGTGATCTAAAATATCTTTGTCCGTGAACTACCCATTTAAGCAGCAGGTTGATGTATCTATTCATCGCACGGTGGAGACTTTTCTTAATGCCATGGAGGTTACCTTCTTTCCTCTTGACCCAGCCGACATAGTGTCCGGAGGAGCTGGATCGGCCCTGGTGTGTCAGCACTGCCTGCAAGTCGTAGTAACCGCTGTTGTTGGAGCCCAGGTCTGCAAGGAAGACACATGCTTAGAAACattaacaacctatccctcacaCGACTGACTGATTCTTAGTTTGTAAAGGTATGCCACAAAACAATACGTAAAGTAACCAACCGTCATCGAATGAAAAGGGCTCATATTTCACTTCCTTCGGTTTGTCTCCCACTTTCTTCTCCACCTGCTTGATTCACAAAGAGAAAATGTAAGCTACGCATACTACACGCATGTTGTTTGAGACGTTCATTCACACAGAGTTGCTTTGTTTGGTCAAAGGACAAAACGGAAATATATTTCTTGGAGGTTTGGGTTTATTTTCTAGAGTATAAATTTGCAGTTCAAAGCTGAAATGCAGTAGAGATGGTccacaaataaatatatatttttaccttctGTGACTGTTTCTCCAGCTTCTTGTCCTCAATCTCCTTGAACTTTGACCTGACTGCCACCATCTTCTCTTGCAGCTCAGAGGTACACAGCTCATACACATCCAGCATCAGTGGGAACTTGACATCCTGGAGAATTAATTCAATAGGGGAAAAAAGCATCAGGACAATATTCTTTCATCCTGTCATCCAGTATTCTGATGATAATCCCATCAATTAGGAGGACATTCCTAAAACATCAGAAGACCTACCTTTAGGACTTTGGCATTGACAGATTCCTTCTCTTTGTAGAAAAATCGAACCATCTGAATGGTCAGGTAGGCAGGGAGGCGGCTGACTTTAGACTAGACGAAGGGAGATCAAGTGAACATCACCGTAACCAACCaactaaaacaacaaaacacatttcaCAAGCTCTCACTAGTGTAGAAAAATCTTACGGCCCGGCCCAAACTACAAACTTACAGATTTTATGTACAGGGCATTTCTTTGCAAAGACGGGGACAGCTTGGTGATTTCTTCCTGCAGTCTCTGGAGAAAGAAACAGCGGGACATGACGGGATTAGATCAGTGTTGCCATGGTGACAGACCACCTTCGAGACATCACGGTCgttgtgtgcacatgtgtgtttctgtgcatTTGTATGTATGCGTCCATGTGTTCCTGTGCGTGTTGCTGTGGTACTACTCACCAGCCTGAGCCCGGTGGCCAGGTATTTGACCTCCTGGTTGATGAAACAGCTGAGTTGAAGCTGGCTCTCTTTACCTTTAGCTGGCTCCTCATCTTCAGACTCTGTACATTTCATACTGAGAACCGGGGTTAAAGAGATTTTCTACTACTTTTGTATACTTTAGCCAGTCGGTCTAAAAGTAGCTTATGAAAAGTGGTCAACGGAAATTGCGTACTACATCACATTGCAAAGAGCTTAAGCGCATTGGATAGAACTCAAATTGCCAGGGGGGCTGGCCCATGTGGGAAAAATGGCACCGCAGTTTCCAAAAAACGGTTGCTTTCAAACTCGGAATTGAGACTAATTGCGCAtcgacacatccagcccaaagtggGAGGTAAAAAAATAACTTGAGCATATCTTTAAGAAAGAAACAGGAGACTCATTAATGAAGcccaggtgtccttcctaacatAGTTGCCAGACAGGAAGGACACCactaacttggcaagtcagttaagaacaaattcttattttcaccttgtcagctcagggattcgatcttgcaacctttcagctactagtccaacgcactaaccactcgggctacctgcctccccattcTTGGGAGGAGAGAGCAAAAGGTTTGTTGAAATAATATACTAATGTGGAAGCCAGGGATTTTTCTGCCATTCAAATCCTTAGGTGGGCCGGGCCGCTAAACGTTTTTTTCCCCCGGGTCGCCTTAATCCAAACAGTGTAAAATAAAATGACATGCGCAGGATAGGGGGGAAAGTATTTCAGTGTAACCAGATAAAGTATgtagaaaaaaaaaacacacacacataacaaatCACAAAAattaaagctagacagtcaggagaATTGATTAGCCATAGCAAAAcacatagaattgcaggaaatttgctttaaaactgcgaAAATGTATCTCGGCTCCAAGgagaaatgtgtagaattgcaggaaattggctTAGAAATGGAAAAATGTCTCTACACTGCCAAGATGGGGGCCTAGAAAATGTTGCCGTGCCACTTGCCACATCCAATAAACCCTGGAAGCCATATTCCTTTCCCTAATAGATCATACGCTCATCTCAGATTCAATTGGTCAGGCGTTCCGACTAAGGATACGTGGTTTCATACTCCACTCCAAAATACTGGTCAATGAAGTTCTTCTTGGCAGCGACAGCAGCAGCCCCACTCTCAGTGTCAGTCTATGACAGACAGAAAAAGGGAGTTAGGAAAGACATCCACATCTACCTTGACAGCTTACATATTTATTTATACACAAACCTCCATGGGAGCGTCTGGGTCTTGTGGTTCTAACTTCTGCTGAAGAACTCGCATCATCTGCAGCCAGCACTCGTTGGCAtcctagagatggagagacattCATTAATGAAGCCCATTTCCACTCTTCAGACCACATTCTGTATGCACAATTATTCAAATGTCATCTTGGGCTATTTGAAACAGCAATCAATGTGGTTCAGTCTAGATGTGTGTTACTGAGTAGTACCAAGCAGTATTAGCAAAGCAGCATCTTCTGGTGATGAGTGAGTGACTGGTGCAAGCCAGGGGCCCTGGTCTCACCTGCTGAAGGTACTGTCCCTGGTCTCCCTTCTCAGCGAACTGGGGGAAAGCCATGTGCAGGAACTGCAGCAGGATGATTGGGGGTATGCTGGAGGAAGTTTCGTCCATGGTCTCGTAGAGATCACGGAGGGCTGAGGAAGGGAATACAAACGGTTATTTAACAGTTATAACATGGACATTTAGCGGACCCTTTATCCAAAGCCATCTACAGTTTATAGTACACCACACAATGCGGGTATTGACAGCACTGTGCTCtgaccatagaattaggaatgaAATACTTAGTggaataggatctctatggctACAACTCACTGAGTCATACCATTACATCTACACTGGCAgatacaaaaatataaatacaacagaTACAAATGCCAGGCACTGACCTGCTGTGATGTACTGGGATGATGCGTTGGCCCCTGAGGACCCCAGAGCACCTGCGTAcctgtagggggagacagagggctCATAAATAAGATCAAAGCCATAAAACACGTCTAAGAACAAAAACAGTCTATTGTCTAACCTTATAGACACACCCTGGTCACCTGCTCATGGCAAGGTAGCAATCAAAACGAGAAAAAAACAACTATATAATGTTGAAGAGCCTGAAAGCGGCATCTCCTAAGACTAACAATACATGTGATATAATTGTCAGCTGTATATAGATATCAAATTAATAAGAATCATATTGCATCATCACTATAGATTAGATCACTGACAAGTTGCTTGCATCATCACAGAGTGGCATTAATGCAAAAATCATGAGCCCACCTTCTGAGGGCTCCTTTGAGCTCTGGTACGGAGCGAAGACACTGCACTGTAGCGTTCATATAGCAGGTGTTTCCCAGGTTGGTCAGTCCACAAGGCATCTCCATCTACACAGACAACAAGCAAAATGGGGTTAGTTTCTCTGACTGCCTGTGCTGGCAAACCCAGACAGCATCCATTCCCTTTAAACAAACAGACATCCAACGAGTAAACATTAACTCACAGCTGAGGCCAGCTGGTCCTCAGTCATGTCCTCTACAAACATGGGCCTGACTGCAGGCTCCTCGGGCAGGGCCTCCGCTGAGCCCATCATCAACAGAGTCATCCCCTAGGACAGAGGGTGGAGgatgaatgacagagagagagtggagagaggaggaagagtatTCCATGTCACATTGTGTACAATAGGATATCTGGTGATGGTAATCAAAGAAGAAAATAGATTACCCTGCAGCATTAGGTTTGATAATCTTAACACTACCCCAACACAGGTCCACTAAATTACAATGAAATGTGCCAATATATCAGTCTACTTTCCACAATATTGACAGAAGTAACATGACAACTCTTAGGCTATACTTACATTCTTTAATTTGATGTTTCCCCAGTCATCATCCTGAAAAAAGATATACAAATTATTAGGTATCTTTGGAAATAGTGTATTGATCATCCGTGGTCCAAGTGATGACATTAATTGATTAACTAAAATGAGACAACTTTACCTTAAGTGTGCCTCCCTTGACCATAaccttctgtctctctggttgTACCCCGGTCAAGGCAAAGAGCTGAGCCTTGAAGACCATGGGAGGTTCTTCTGTGTTCAGCTCTATTGCATCAAACTTCTCTTTTCCCCATTTCACATTCACtgagaaaaaaacaaacacagGTATTTGTTATTGCTAACCAGCAGGGAGTGGAAGGCATCTCTGATGCATCGTGTCTTGTCATGAATGACACAGCACAATCATATTGTACAGTGATAACCTGTGCTGCAGAGGATGGCTTTAAATAAGAATCGAATGTTTTGGTTATTAACTCTTGATCACCTGTTCGCTAGAAGCAAGTGAAAAACTGCGGCTACTACTGTGCTGACTAGGAAGATTGCATAAAAGAGATGGTAAAATGACTTAAGTAAGATGCTACCTAAATTCgatagctaactaacgttagctaacgttagctacctagctagcaagTTAGTTAGCAAAATAATCACAAAACTAATTTAGCGGAAACAAATTGGCTAGCGTTAGACTAGCTCCTTAGATAGTTTATTTGGGTCAGATGTAACGTTGCAGTACAATTTTCATACAGTAACGTTGGGCTCTTTGCGTACAGTGTAAGACAGTTTATTTTATGGCTAGCTTAACagttagcaggctagctagctaaatattgACGTGACTGCATGAAGTTAACTGGTGCCGTTAGCACAACATAAAGCTAAATAGTTAGCTAGTTAGACATTACTTAACTAGTTGTCAACACCACCAACACGTATCTAGATTACTTAACTAGATAGTTCGTTTGTCATATTTTCTTAAATCAGAAAGAACACTCGAATCTGTTATTTTTGTCGGGCAGCTCGCTAGTTGGCGACTCCACTGATTTACTTTACGGCCTATGATGACTAGCTAacactagctagttagcttgctagaTAGCGGTCCAATTGTGATCATTGAAACACGTGTATAAATAGTTCAGAAAAAGGTCATCATTGTTGGTTACTTTAAGTGGTTACTTTACAGCATTAGCTTACCTGTAAATACGGTCATCTTTTAGGATGTTTTGTTTGCTATTCTCAAACTCCAGTCACCGGGGCGCGAATTCGCTGTCGGGTGTAGTTGGCTACGATATGATTCTGtccagctagctagtagctacaccGAAATTCATTCAAACAGTTTGCACAATGACGCTGCAACTGCACGGCAGTGTACGCTGAAAATGTATCGATGCGCTCTGCCGGTAGCTATCCAGCCTGGACAGCCCAACATGTGAGGGAGAAGGGTGTAATTGCAGATGCATTTAGGGGCGTTTACTGACATTGGCGTTTCTTGATGTCAAGTTACACCCATTGATGCTCGCCATTTGTCCGTGGCAGTTTCTTTCGTAATCTGGGACAACTGTAGCATTGCCCAACCTGCCACGTTATTTCATCCTAATCTGCTATGTAAACAAATCTGTGTAAAACCCCCCCACCAGTTTTAACGCCAGAATTGACCAATGGCAGGCACCAATGGGCGTTCTCTGATATCAAGGAACGCCCACATCAAGAAACACAATATTAAGTAATTCATCCTAGGAAAaggcatttagcagacacttgcATCCATTCACAAGAACACTCCCAAATATGTTATGATCAGAGTTGGCCCTTGACAGTATAATTTATTTAAAAAGTACCTTCACAAATGTATTTGTTGAAAATTGTAATTATACAT belongs to Oncorhynchus gorbuscha isolate QuinsamMale2020 ecotype Even-year linkage group LG22, OgorEven_v1.0, whole genome shotgun sequence and includes:
- the LOC124009294 gene encoding ubiquitin carboxyl-terminal hydrolase 14-like isoform X1; the protein is MTVFTVNVKWGKEKFDAIELNTEEPPMVFKAQLFALTGVQPERQKVMVKGGTLKDDDWGNIKLKNGMTLLMMGSAEALPEEPAVRPMFVEDMTEDQLASAMEMPCGLTNLGNTCYMNATVQCLRSVPELKGALRRYAGALGSSGANASSQYITAALRDLYETMDETSSSIPPIILLQFLHMAFPQFAEKGDQGQYLQQDANECWLQMMRVLQQKLEPQDPDAPMETDTESGAAAVAAKKNFIDQYFGVEYETTMKCTESEDEEPAKGKESQLQLSCFINQEVKYLATGLRLRLQEEITKLSPSLQRNALYIKSSKVSRLPAYLTIQMVRFFYKEKESVNAKVLKDVKFPLMLDVYELCTSELQEKMVAVRSKFKEIEDKKLEKQSQKQVEKKVGDKPKEVKYEPFSFDDDLGSNNSGYYDLQAVLTHQGRSSSSGHYVGWVKRKEDEWVKFDDDKVSVVSPEDILRLSGGGDWHIAYVLLYGPRRLEILEEEKQ
- the LOC124009294 gene encoding ubiquitin carboxyl-terminal hydrolase 14-like isoform X2; the protein is MTVFTVNVKWGKEKFDAIELNTEEPPMVFKAQLFALTGVQPERQKVMVKGGTLKDDDWGNIKLKNGMTLLMMGSAEALPEEPAVRPMFVEDMTEDQLASAMEMPCGLTNLGNTCYMNATVQCLRSVPELKGALRRYAGALGSSGANASSQYITAALRDLYETMDETSSSIPPIILLQFLHMAFPQFAEKGDQGQYLQQDANECWLQMMRVLQQKLEPQDPDAPMETDTESGAAAVAAKKNFIDQYFGVEYETTMKCTESEDEEPAKGKESQLQLSCFINQEVKYLATGLRLRLQEEITKLSPSLQRNALYIKSSKVSRLPAYLTIQMVRFFYKEKESVNAKVLKDVKFPLMLDVYELCTSELQEKMVAVRSKFKEIEDKKLEKQSQKVEKKVGDKPKEVKYEPFSFDDDLGSNNSGYYDLQAVLTHQGRSSSSGHYVGWVKRKEDEWVKFDDDKVSVVSPEDILRLSGGGDWHIAYVLLYGPRRLEILEEEKQ